A single genomic interval of Oryctolagus cuniculus chromosome 19, mOryCun1.1, whole genome shotgun sequence harbors:
- the ORYCUNV1R1585 gene encoding vomeronasal 1 receptor oryCunV1R1585 (The RefSeq protein has 3 substitutions compared to this genomic sequence), which produces MSTFSAYKAVNKYILCQAGIGISSNNFLLFHIFKYSHYHKPKVTDLITCFLALVHIMMLLTVLFLTSPDLFESLNFLNDFKCKALFYISRVMRGLSIYTTCILSVIQGITISPSTSWLANFKYKSIKFIFYLFLLLWFLCLSSCTTMIFHIVANSNVTQTDLMILTEHCSFSPMSHSIKGLMFTMTTSRDVFLISVMLLSSVYMVILLSRHQKRSQHLHSTSLSPRSSPEKRATQTILLLVSFFVVMYWVDFIISSSSMILWTYDSVILGVQGVVVNAYATVTPLVLISSNKRNINLLQNLSWKTFPF; this is translated from the coding sequence ATGAGCACATTTTCTGCTTACAAGGCTGttaataaatatattctctgCCAAGCTGGCATTGGAATCTCATCCAACAACTTCCTCCTCTTCCACATCTTCAAATACTCGCATTATCACAAGCCAAAGGTCACTGACCTGATAACCTGTCACCTGGCCCTTGTCCACATAATGATGCTTCTCACTGTGCTGTTTTTGACGTCTCCAGACTTGTTTGAATCACTGAATTTTTTGAATGACTTCAAGTGTAAAGCTTTGTTCTACATAAGCAGGGTGATGAGGGGCCTCTCCATCTACACCACCTGCATACTGAGTGTCATCCAGGGCATCACCATCAGCCCCAGCACCTCCTGGTTGGCCAACTTTAAATATAAATCCATAAAGTTCATCTTCTATTTATTCTTATTGTTATGGTTTCTATGTTTGTCTTCCTGTACTACCATGATCTTCCACATTGTAGCAAATTCCAATGTGACCCAGACCGATCTGATGATTCTCACTGAACACTGCTCATTTTCCCCAATGAGCCATAGCATCAAGGGTTTGATGTTCACAATGACCACATCCAGGGATGTCTTCCTTATCAGTGTCATGCTGCTCTCAAGTGTGTACATGGTGATACTCTTGTCCAGGCATCAGAAGAGGTCCCAGCaccttcacagcaccagcctctccccaAGATCTTCCCCCGAAAAGAGAGCCACCCAGACCATCCTGCTGCTGGTGAGTTTCTTTGTGGTCATGTACTGGGTAGACTTCATCATCTCATCCTCCTCAATGATACTGTGGACATATGACTCAGTTATCTTGGGTGTCCAGGGTGTTGTGGTCAATGCCTATGCCACTGTCAGTCCATTGGTGCTTATCAGTTCTAATAAAAGGAATATTAACTTATTGCAAAATTTATCATGGAAAACCTTTCAATTTTAA